A genomic segment from Tuwongella immobilis encodes:
- a CDS encoding TVP38/TMEM64 family protein, which translates to MHEATPIPDETIPRSRWNGRLRTGLLAVIGLAIGLFLLYGPTEQQILDQQAEIKSWVDAYPILSKLTYFLIVVTMMGLSIPSGAMFSVLGGFLFGRGWGILIISFATTTGAVIAFLSSRYLLRESLLRWMERRPTWHARMQRLDNAILRDGKFALLMLRLTPVMPYFVLNFAMGLTAIRLRTYWWVSQVGMLPCSFVYVNAGASVRQIHALRDLISLEVILSLVLLFVIPIVLRYVPRWLGWRMSVPAQGTSAVNP; encoded by the coding sequence ATGCACGAGGCGACGCCCATTCCGGATGAGACCATCCCCCGCTCGCGCTGGAACGGTCGCTTGCGGACCGGCCTCCTCGCCGTCATCGGCCTCGCAATTGGGCTGTTTCTGCTCTACGGGCCGACCGAGCAGCAGATTCTCGACCAACAAGCCGAAATCAAATCGTGGGTGGATGCCTACCCGATTCTCAGCAAACTGACGTATTTTCTGATTGTCGTTACGATGATGGGGCTATCCATCCCCAGCGGGGCGATGTTCTCCGTGCTGGGCGGCTTTCTGTTTGGCCGCGGCTGGGGCATTCTCATCATCAGTTTCGCCACCACCACTGGCGCGGTGATCGCCTTTCTCTCGAGTCGGTATCTGCTGCGGGAAAGTCTGCTGCGCTGGATGGAGCGGCGACCCACTTGGCACGCACGCATGCAGCGATTGGATAACGCCATTCTCCGCGATGGTAAATTCGCGCTGCTGATGCTGCGACTGACGCCGGTGATGCCGTATTTCGTGCTGAATTTCGCGATGGGACTGACGGCGATTCGGCTGCGGACCTACTGGTGGGTGTCGCAAGTTGGAATGCTGCCGTGCTCGTTTGTGTATGTCAATGCGGGGGCCAGCGTACGGCAGATTCACGCCCTGCGCGATCTCATCTCCCTGGAAGTGATTCTGTCGCTGGTGCTGCTGTTTGTGATTCCGATTGTGCTGCGCTATGTCCCCCGCTGGCTGGGCTGGCGCATGTCTGTCCCCGCTCAGGGCACCTCGGCGGTCAATCCCTGA
- a CDS encoding aldehyde dehydrogenase family protein — protein sequence MMHPAPMIGRLWIAGEWQDIGSGEWLSRSPSDPETIIGRFPIATPEQIDRAIATARDAFPSWRRQSRILRAECFDRLARLIERDTDSLAQLMAMEIGKPLSECRAEVIEGLHMVQYVFGTGREPIGQIVASEIPEKDAFVRRVPKGVVAVITPWNFPFAVPLWMLGPSLLEGNTVLFKPSESSPAVGQRLVELFLEAGFPGEVLQLLHGADAVGERLVQSPVVQVVLFTGSAAVGRTIMQQSAGMSDRIVAAEMGGKNAVIIAADAQLEMAVNAAILSAFKTAGQRCVSASRLIVAESLLARFTERFVATADRLRIGNPLNPQTFYGPLIHAAARDNVLRYNALAESEGAEILRRGGPIQPSDAPHGYFLSPQIYRLDSPKARCLQEEVFGPHVGIVSFRELPEAIDLANGTDYGLSLAVITESYRTMRLIREECRFGMGYVNLPCIGAEVHLPFGGVKRSGNGHPSAAGLVDTVTHRIAWTVNHGESIRMAQGLTAEVP from the coding sequence ATGATGCACCCCGCACCGATGATTGGCCGCTTGTGGATCGCTGGCGAATGGCAGGACATCGGTTCGGGGGAGTGGCTGAGCCGATCGCCCAGTGATCCCGAAACGATCATCGGGCGATTCCCCATCGCAACTCCCGAACAAATCGACCGGGCTATTGCCACCGCCCGCGACGCCTTCCCCAGTTGGCGACGCCAAAGTCGCATTCTGCGGGCCGAATGCTTCGACCGCCTCGCTCGACTCATTGAGCGCGACACCGACTCCCTCGCGCAACTAATGGCGATGGAAATCGGCAAGCCGCTCTCCGAATGTCGTGCCGAAGTCATCGAAGGGCTGCACATGGTGCAGTACGTCTTCGGCACCGGCCGCGAACCGATTGGGCAGATCGTCGCCTCGGAAATCCCCGAAAAAGATGCCTTCGTTCGCCGAGTCCCGAAAGGGGTCGTCGCGGTCATTACGCCGTGGAACTTCCCGTTTGCGGTGCCGCTGTGGATGCTCGGCCCGTCGCTGCTGGAAGGCAATACGGTTCTGTTCAAGCCGTCGGAATCGAGTCCAGCCGTCGGGCAACGACTCGTGGAACTGTTTCTGGAAGCGGGATTCCCCGGCGAAGTGCTGCAACTGCTGCATGGCGCGGATGCAGTGGGCGAGCGACTGGTGCAATCGCCGGTGGTGCAGGTGGTGCTGTTTACCGGCAGCGCGGCGGTGGGTCGCACCATCATGCAACAATCTGCGGGGATGAGCGACCGAATTGTCGCCGCCGAAATGGGCGGGAAAAACGCCGTCATCATCGCCGCCGATGCGCAACTGGAAATGGCGGTGAACGCCGCGATTTTGAGCGCATTCAAGACAGCCGGGCAACGCTGTGTCTCTGCAAGTCGGCTGATTGTCGCCGAAAGTCTGCTAGCACGATTTACCGAGCGATTTGTGGCGACCGCCGACCGACTTCGCATCGGCAATCCGCTCAATCCACAGACTTTCTATGGCCCACTCATCCACGCCGCTGCTCGCGATAACGTATTGCGGTACAACGCCTTGGCGGAATCCGAAGGCGCGGAGATTCTCCGTCGCGGCGGGCCGATCCAACCCAGCGATGCGCCCCATGGTTACTTTCTGTCGCCCCAGATTTATCGACTCGATTCCCCGAAGGCACGCTGCCTGCAAGAGGAAGTCTTTGGCCCGCATGTGGGCATCGTGAGTTTCCGGGAGTTACCCGAAGCCATCGACTTGGCCAACGGCACCGATTACGGCCTCTCCCTGGCCGTGATTACCGAAAGCTACCGCACCATGCGGCTGATCCGCGAGGAATGCCGATTCGGGATGGGGTATGTGAATCTGCCCTGCATTGGGGCGGAAGTGCATCTGCCATTCGGCGGGGTGAAGCGCAGCGGCAACGGGCACCCCTCTGCGGCGGGATTGGTTGACACGGTGACGCATCGCATCGCCTGGACGGTCAACCACGGCGAAAGCATTCGCATGGCTCAGGGATTGACCGCCGAGGTGCCCTGA